From the Flavimarina sp. Hel_I_48 genome, one window contains:
- a CDS encoding glycosyltransferase family 4 protein: MAERRKHIAVLCDYRLFPERVGGMDHFFWRFDAECTAKGIEVDWFFPNAATHGAYDTLNIYPAEKSTIEKTFLGHFKHKKPNYSHIITHFLEICTGFFKKAKQLTKAQIISIDHNPRPLKGHSFKKRIKKRLKGAIYSRYIDVFVGVSKYTVQELKKDFGNHIESKCTVIYNGVVIEDIKEREQSNQPPRFVVVSHLRKSKGIQDLIKAVTLLPDSIRKILKIDLYGEGSYRKELEQRAEKEDVSINFNFKGSSSRISSVFYNYDYLLHPTHMECFSLTLLESLAANVPVITTPVGGNLEIVEDKINGFIVPVENPELLADMLVKVYTGELIIEHNTRSKIAAEFRINTMVNAHLKLIS, from the coding sequence ATGGCTGAAAGAAGAAAACATATCGCCGTACTTTGCGATTACCGCTTGTTTCCCGAACGGGTAGGGGGGATGGATCATTTTTTCTGGCGCTTTGATGCGGAATGTACAGCAAAGGGAATTGAAGTGGATTGGTTTTTTCCAAACGCCGCCACCCATGGAGCGTATGATACATTAAATATATACCCTGCGGAGAAAAGTACCATTGAGAAGACTTTTTTAGGCCATTTTAAACATAAAAAACCTAACTATTCCCATATAATCACCCATTTTTTAGAAATATGTACGGGGTTCTTTAAAAAAGCAAAACAGCTTACAAAAGCACAGATAATTTCCATAGACCATAATCCACGGCCATTAAAGGGTCATTCCTTTAAAAAACGGATTAAAAAACGGCTAAAAGGAGCTATTTATTCGCGATATATTGATGTTTTTGTAGGAGTTTCAAAATATACGGTTCAGGAATTAAAAAAAGATTTTGGAAATCATATTGAGTCAAAATGTACCGTAATTTATAACGGTGTCGTGATTGAGGATATTAAAGAAAGAGAACAGTCTAATCAACCGCCCCGTTTTGTCGTGGTTTCCCATTTACGGAAATCTAAAGGGATTCAGGATCTAATTAAAGCGGTAACCTTGCTGCCTGATTCCATTAGAAAAATTCTTAAAATTGACTTATATGGTGAAGGTTCGTACAGGAAAGAATTAGAACAGCGCGCCGAAAAGGAAGACGTGTCCATAAACTTTAATTTCAAAGGCAGTTCTTCCCGTATCTCAAGTGTTTTTTACAATTATGATTATTTACTGCACCCCACTCATATGGAATGTTTTAGTCTTACGCTTTTAGAAAGTTTGGCGGCGAATGTTCCCGTAATTACAACACCGGTAGGGGGTAATTTAGAAATTGTTGAAGACAAAATCAATGGATTTATTGTCCCTGTAGAGAACCCGGAGTTGCTTGCTGACATGCTTGTAAAAGTCTATACTGGCGAGTTAATAATAGAACACAATACACGGTCTAAAATCGCAGCCGAATTTAGGATCAATACCATGGTCAATGCGCATTTAAAATTAATTTCCTGA